In one window of Juglans regia cultivar Chandler chromosome 3, Walnut 2.0, whole genome shotgun sequence DNA:
- the LOC108995270 gene encoding berberine bridge enzyme-like 18, whose translation MKPISSSVLIPFVITLLFSILWATSAHTPEDFLQCLTLHAGNSTTSISQVIYTPANSSYSSVLEFSIQNPRFSTPATPKPLVIITPLHVSQIQATIKCSQKHGMQIRVRSGGHDFEGLSYVSYVPFVIIDLINLRSINVDVENGTAWVEAGATIGEVYYRIAEKSRNFGFPAGVCPTVGVGGHFSGGGYGTMLRKYGLAADNIVDAQMIDVKGRILDRESMGEDLFWAIRGGGGASFGVIVAWKIKLVHVPSIVTVFTVKRTLEQNATKLVHRWQYVADKLDEDLFILINSSAVNSSQEGRRTIQASFVSLYLGGIDNLLSLMQESFPELGLVREDCTEMSWIESTLYFAGFPSGESLDVLLSRTPLIRPTFFKAKSDYVMEPIPEVGLEGIWERYYEKEAEDAILVMVPYGGRMSEISESAIPFPHRHGNIYKILDDVLWEEEGIAASERHISWIRRLYSYMAAYVSKSPRAAYINYRDLDIGTNSKEGNTSYRQASIWGTKYFKSNFNRLVHVKTMVDPTNFFRNEQSIPALSGSW comes from the coding sequence atgaagccCATTAGCTCTTCAGTGCTTATTCCATTTGTTATTACACttcttttctcaattttatgGGCAACTTCGGCTCACACTCCTGAAGACTTCCTTCAATGCCTGACCCTTCATGCGGGAAACTCCACCACCTCAATTTCTCAAGTCATTTACACCCCCGCCAATTCCTCATATTCATCTGTATTGGAATTTTCCATACAAAATCCTAGATTCTCAACACCTGCCACCCCGAAACCTCTAGTCATTATTACACCATTGCATGTCTCCCAAATTCAAGCAACCATTAAGTGTTCCCAAAAACATGGCATGCAAATAAGAGTTAGAAGCGGTGGTCATGATTTTGAGGGCCTTTCTTATGTTTCTTATGTTCCATTTGTCATAATCGATCTGATAAATCTTCGTTCAATCAATGTTGATGTCGAAAATGGCACTGCATGGGTTGAAGCCGGTGCCACTATCGGTGAAGTATACTATAGGATTGCCGAGAAAAGTAGAAACTTTGGCTTTCCAGCAGGAGTTTGCCCGACTGTGGGTGTTGGTGGACACTTTAGTGGGGGAGGGTACGGCACCATGTTGCGCAAATATGGCCTTGCTGCAGATAATATTGTTGACGCCCAAATGATTGATGTTAAGGGCAGAATCCTTGACAGAGAATCCATGGGAGAAGATCTATTTTGGGCCATTCGAGGAGGTGGAGGGGCCAGCTTTGGAGTCATTGTTGCATGGAAAATCAAGCTGGTTCATGTTCCATCCATTGTGACTGTATTCACAGTTAAAAGGACCTTGGAACAAAATGCAACCAAGCTTGTTCATCGGTGGCAATATGTTGCAGACAAGCTTGATGAAGACCTATTTATTCTCATAAACTCAAGTGCTGTCAATTCTAGCCAAGAAGGGAGGAGAACAATACAAGCCTCATTTGTGTCCTTGTATCTCGGAGGGATAGATAATCTCCTTTCATTGATGCAAGAAAGCTTCCCTGAACTGGGTTTGGTAAGAGAAGATTGCACTGAAATGAGCTGGATTGAATCTACCCTCTACTTCGCCGGGTTTCCAAGTGGGGAATCCTTGGATGTACTGCTAAGTAGGACTCCTCTAATAAGaccaacttttttcaaagcaaaatctGACTACGTGATGGAACCTATTCCAGAAGTTGGCTTGGAAGGGATTTGGGAGAGATATTACGAAAAAGAGGCCGAGGACGCAATTTTGGTGATGGTTCCGTATGGGGGAAGAATGAGTGAAATCTCAGAATCTGCAATTCCTTTCCCACATAGACATGGTAACATCTACAAAATCCTAGACGACGTGCtttgggaagaagaaggaatTGCGGCATCCGAGAGGCATATAAGTTGGATCAGGAGGCTTTACAGTTACATGGCTGCCTATGTTTCAAAATCACCAAGAGCTGCATACATCAATTACAGGGACCTTGACATAGGAACAAATAGTAAGGAAGGCAACACAAGCTATAGACAGGCAAGTATATGGGGTACTAAATATTTCAAGAGCAACTTCAACAGGTTGGTTCATGTGAAGACCATGGTCGATCCCACTAATTTCTTCAGGAATGAACAAAGCATCCCAGCTCTTTCTGGGTCGTGGTGA